The segment CTTCGGGCGTGCTTGTGATGAAAGCTTTCGCTGGCATTTTCAGATCACCCCCCGACTGTCTCAATTGGCTGGGCTGGAACTGGGAAGTGGGCAGATGGTGAATCTAGTGTTGCCGGAAGAAGCGTCGCGGCTGTTAAAGTCTGCCTGAACCCTCTATTTTGCTTAGGCTGACTGACGGGAACGGCCCTCGGCGATCTGGGGAAACGATCTCAGGTAGATCGGGTAACAGATATGCCGTTGGCCGAAGAATGGGTATAACAGGGGAGACTTTGTGCGCACTGGTCAAACCCTGAACAGAGGAATGGCCACTTGGCCTTTCCAGGGATGTTTTCAGGAGCCGAAGGTGGAGTATCCCCTATAGATTGAGATTGCCGCTCGTCTCGTCTCCCGTTACAACACGCACCCGATTTCCCCTGACAATTTCGCGATAACGGTCGATCCAGAAAAGGTTTCGGACTTCCTTCGCAGGAAGTGAATCGGACGACTTACGGAAAGTGTCATTATTTCGGTCGTTGCCAATCTCCATTCCGCCTCGGAATAGACAAGAGTCTGGGAATGACTGAATGAAATGCGGGAAAAAACAGGAAACTGACTTCGAGTTGCGTGCCAATCGGAATACAATTCCTCTCTAAATCAGCTGTTTGAATTCTTCCGTTCTGAAACTTGCGGTAGAATCAAACTTACACTCCCAATATTTTTCGCCCCAATATGTTCATAGTGGTCATCCATCCGGCATTGAGCCCGGGTTCTGGACCAAAAGATCGTCATCGCCTCCCCGGCAGGAAAGGATCAGAAGATGGGCTGTCGCATTCGGCTCGTCCTGGCTATTCATAATCACCAACCCATTGGTAACTTCGATGGGGTGTTTGAAGAGTCCTATCGAGACAGTTATCTCCCCTTCATCGAAATGTTGCGCGAGTTTCCGGAACTACCGATCTCGCTGCACACCTCGGGGAGTCTGCTGGAATGGCTGGTGGAGCATCATCCAGAATATATCGACATCGTCCGATCGCTCGTGGAGCGGGGACAGGTGGAGGTTCTGGGTGGTCCGTTTTATGAACCGATCCTGGCGAACATTCCCCGTCGCGACCGTATTGGTCAGATGGAAGCTTATTCCCGCTATCTCGAACAACTCTTCGGGCAGAAAGTGCGCGGAATGTGGGTTCCCGAACGTGTCTGGGAACCAACCTTCGTCAGTGACATTGCCGAAGCAGGGATCGAATACACGATTCTGGACGACTACCACTTCCGCTGCGCCGGCATGACCGACGATCAACTGCACGGTTACTTCCTGACCGAAGACGAAGGGAAGCTGATCAGCATTTTCCCGGGCAGCGAAACGTTGCGTTATACAATTCCGTTCCAGGATCCGCAGAAAACGATCGACTACCTCGGTGGAATCGCCGAACGGCATCCGGGGGCTGTCATTGCGTTTGGTGACGATGGCGAAAAATTCGGAACCTGGCCCGGAACCAAAGAGCATGTCTATGGTAAAGGCTGGTTGCGGAAATTCTTCGAAAAACTGATGGAGCACAAAGACTGGCTCTCCGTCTGCACCATGCAGGAAGCGGTTGATTATGTCTCGCCGCTGGGTCGTTGTTATCTGCCCGACTCCACCTATCGCGAAATGACCGAATGGGTGCTGGAAACAGACCAGCAGATGCTCTATCGCGACCTGGTTCATCGTAAGGAACATGACGAAGACTGGCCGCAGCTGAAACAGTTTATCCGGGGTGGTTTCTGGAGAAACTTCCGCACCAAGTATTCGGAAAGTAACGAACTATATACTCGCGCTCTCGAAGTGAGCGAGCGGTTGGATAACGCGTTTAAGAGCGAGGGCGAACTTGCCCGACCGGAACTGTTACAGCAGGCCCGTACGCACTTGTACAAAGCGCAGTGCAACTGTTCGTTCTGGCATGGTGCCTTTGGTGGACTCTACCTGCCTCACCTGCGAAATGCTGTTTACGAACACATTATCGCCGCCGACAACTTGCTTGCAGAAGCCGCGGACCGATCCAAACCGTGGGTCGAAGTGACTGCGGGCGACTACAACCTGGATGCTCGCAAAGAGATTCGGCTCTCAGGAGATCGGTTGATTGGTTACTTCGCTCCCAGCCAGGGCGGAATTCTGTATGAACTCGATATCCGGGCGACGAACCATAATCTGTTGGCGACCTTAAACCGTCGTCCCGAAGCGTATCACGATACGGTGCGAAAAGCGGGAGAACAACTGCGGAACGAGCAGGAAGGTCATCACGAAGAGCACCACGAAGAAGGACATGATTACGAAGCGAACCATGCCGTGGCTGAATCCGAATCGGATTCGGTCGCCAGCATTCATGATCTGGTTCACTTCAAACAGCCTGATCTCGACAAGAAAATCGCCTATGACGAATGGGCCCGCAAAAGCCTGGTGGATCATTTCCTCCAACCCGGACTCGATCTGGAACGATTCCAGAAAGGGGAAGGTCTGGTCGGGGACTTCGTCGGGGCCGTTTATCAAACAGAGCTGAAACGGAATGGCGAATCGGCCGAAGTGATCATGTCCCGACAGGGTCACATGGGTCCTTACCCGGTTCAGCTAACTAAAACGGTCGTGCTGGAAACGGCTTACAGTGGTCAGTTGAAAATCAAGTACCACATGCAGGGCTTGCCTGCCGGAATGCCGGTTCACTTCGGCGTGGAATTCAACTTCGCTGGAATGGCGGCCAATGCGGATGACCGTTACTACTACGATGGTGAAGGTCGCAAGCTGGGCCAGTTACAGTCCGTTCATGAACTGCCCGCCGCCGGTCGAATCGGTTTGATCGATGAATGGCTCGGCCTCGACACGGCATTGGAAGTCTCGCAACCGGCCGAGTTCTGGACCTTCCCGATCCAGACGATCAGCCAGTCGGAAGGGGGCTTCGAACTGGTCCATCAAAGTTCCGCCGTGATTCCTCGCTGGGAATTCGTCGCCCCGGTCAATGGAGAATGGTCGACCGAGATCACCCTCGTCATCGACACCTCCGCCGCCCAGGCAAGAAAACTGCGAGAAGCAGCCGCTGTGGGGTAAAGTGGAACCACGAAAGACTCGGAACACTCGAATAAAAGAGCCTGTCAGAGAACGTTGTTTTCTGGCAGGCTTTTTTGGTGAATTCTAAATGGCTTGAATGAATGCACGAAAATCAACCTACCATAGAGGTGATTTCGGTGCGGCATCGACTCTACTATTTCAGAGTGAATTTATCGCCTGCCTGAGTACAAGTGGCAAGATTTCGAGGAACTCTCAACCCGTGAAACAGGACGATTCTTTATGATTCTGGAGCGTCTTCAATCACATTCCGTTGGCATGATTAGAATTGTTTCTAATTTCGTTTCAGAATTTCCCGCTCAAACGGGTTTTTGGGGTCCACTTCTTCATTAGTGTCGACATCTATATATTTGATGCAATCACCGAAGTTCCTTTCGATCTTCGTGATCTTTTGCAATACGTCCATCGATTTGTAATTCCAATTGAAATTACCAGTCGAGTCGATTGAAACAGCCATCGAATAGTTTTTTGTTTTCTTGCGACACTGAATGCCTGTTATTAATCGAGGGCTACCGCCAATGATAGTCTTTTCCAACTCATTCCATTGATCTGGAGTAATGGTCCTCGGGAGGTTTTGGTTCAAAACCTCATCGTTTGAAGTAAAAGTCAGATCACTTAATTTTGAAAAGCGCAAAAGTCGAAAATCGTAAAAAGGAATATTATACGATTTTGGATCGTTCCCTTCGCTGATATGTTGAAAGTATGCTGACAAAATTTCGGCTACGTAGATGACCACCAAGTCAATGCATTTAGACACGGAGTCGTAAACAAAGCATACAACTTGTGCTTCGCGATACGACTCCTCATCGAAGTGTTCATTTGAGATGTGTTTGAATTGGTTCATAACAACGTAAGTCGAAGAGTATCAAACCTGGAATATTCAGGAGCATGATACTTTGATAATTTACGGGCAGGCTTTTTTTGTTTGAGGGCGATTAAATGGAACCAGAATGTAAAAGACGACGTCAAATTAGAGTCTCTCACATACAGTATTAATGAGATATCTCTATCAGAAGGAGGTCGGCACTATTGAAAAAGTTCGCTTGCATTTTAATTCCAGTAGTGTTTCTGTGTGGTCTGATGGCTTCGAACGCCTGGGCGCTGGCTACGGAAGAATTTGGCAATAAGCCGCAAGCGGAGGCGAATTATCCCTATTGGGATGATTTGGAGAAAGTGGTGAATCACCCGAGTCGGCATTACCGCAGTCGTGGCAATGTCTTTGAATATTGCTATTTTAAGGCAGATGTGGATCAGCTGAATGAGATCCTGAAGAAGTTCGCCGCCGTCAAAATGCAGAAACATACGGTGGAGTTTAAAAAGGGTCCCGGAAAAGGGCGTGACCTGTTGAAAACGGTTGAATTTGAATTCAGCTCTCTTTTAAAAGTGAACAACGGATTCAATGCGTATAGTTTCAACGATGGTGTTGCGAAAACACCGTTGAATGGGATCAAACTCTACCGGCCCGAAGTGCGCCCCGACCCGGTGCTCACGATTTATCTCTCCGGTGACATTACCCGGGATAAATTGAAGATTCCGGGCAACTGCACTGTGGAAGATGAAACCGTAACGGAGTGAAGGGGGGACTATGAGGAGGACTAACTGACGCCTGCTTGTCTGCTTTAATTCAGCCTGAATGACTCGAACGAGCTAATCATCAACCGAGCTGAGGTTTTACATGTTCGTTGTAATGATCGATAAAATCTTCGAGGGGATGAAAGTATTCAGTTGGGGAATTCTTGAAGTCTGCCGCTTTCAGTATATTAAAAGCATCATACAGAACCGATTCATCAATCGTGGGAGGGACTGTGTGAATTCCCTCATCCCATTCCTGGTCAATTTTGATGGCCCAATCGGAAGCCTCTTCTCGACTCATCTCCCCACTGATCAAGGCTTCGTAAACAGGTGCTAAGGTTGCAAATGAGATTTCCATAAGGGGGTTCCTTTGAGGTTCCCTGATTCATCAGATTGGAATTCTGGACAGGGGGGAATGGGAGACAGATTTCATGAATGGCATTCATTCAGATATGAGTGACTCCCCTATTTCCAGTATATTCTTGAATATTGATTCTGAAAATGGATCTTCTTCCACCAGACCAGGGGTGAGTATATCTATTACGGAAAGGTTATTACTTATTAATAACGTAGAATAAGGATCTGGGGGATGGGTACCGTCCTCAGGTTTAGATTCTTGAAATCCTTCTATTGTAGATATTCCCTTGAATCTTTCACAAAGCAAGATGCCAAATGGTCCTTCGCCATCAGGCATGACTTCATAGCCATTGTTCTCCCAGAACTCATCCATTTCGTCATCGCGGCAGAAGTAGGCTTCGACCCATGAGTCCGATAATTTATGGCTTTCAGCAATCTTATCTGCAACCAGTGTTAAGTCCGAATTGTCTGGAGAAATGAATGTCCCAATTACCGATGGCCATAGACCCAAAACATACTGGACGGACTTCTTTCTGAACGAGTCCAGACTGATGTCCGTGTATAAGACATTTGAGACTCCAGTGATATCCATGTTAAGTTCCTTTGGTTTCAGGCCAGTCGCGCGGGGGTTGGCTTCAGTTTTGATCACTGCGGAATCAGAAAAAGGGGGGTAGCCGGGCTGGAGGAATTAAAGAGCTGATCATCAACCGAGCTGAGGTTTTACATGTTCGTTGTAATAGTCAATGAAGTCTTCTATCTCGTAAAAATACTCGGTTGGAGAATTTTTCAAGTCAGCTGCTCCTAAAACGTTTAAAGCATTAAACAATTTGGGAACATCAACTGTTGATGGAACAGAATGAATATCATCATCCCACTCCTGGTCTAATTTAATGGCCCAATCGGAAGCCTCTTTTCGACTCATCTCCCCACTGATCAAGGCTTCATAAACAGGTGCTAAAGTTGCAAAGGAGATTTTCATGAGGATATTCCTGTAAATGTTCCCTGATTCATCACCTAGACAATCTATTTAGGAAAGTCGACCAGCCCTTCATTAGAGCTGGCACGTCACTGTCACCATTCGACCGTGGCTTTCAGGGATCTCCGGTCAGGGGAGAGACTTAAGACTTAGAAGTCACTATCAAAAAATCAGTTCCGGAATAAAGAGTGGGATCATTCTGTCAGTCTTTGTTTCCTGTATAGCCAGCTATTCAGGTGGTCATTGCAGTTGAGTATTTGTTTGCGAGCCATTACCTCGGATTGCCATTAGCGTTATCATCATCCATGTAGCGGGATCAAAGTCTTGTTCCTTCGATGGGTTCTCCGTCCACACTTCTTATGTAATGAAATCGCTAAAATCAGCTTCCCAATAAATACCGTGTCCATCACGAACCTTCATTCTAAATCTACTCTCATCAACCCATCCTGCATGTTGTTTTAGTTGTAACAGACAGCCCCAGTTTGACTCTGTGGTGCCAAGTCTGATCCTTTGAAGTTCTTTTTTTGACCGGTGCTTAAACAAAACAGCATAAAAAATGGTGATCTCAGGTTCGACATCATATAAGAGTCTGACATTAAATTCGTTTGTAGGATGTGCGTAAGTTGTCTTCGATAAGCGAATGTATTTCATGTCTTCATCAATACATTTTTGGTAGGCCGTTCGTAAGCTTTTTGTATTCCATTCGTAAATAGAAGATAGCCATTCCATAGCTTGAATCATGCTGGACAAGATCATGCACTTTTTGTCGTACGGTGAAGAACTTGAATAAGCTGTAAGATCAATTGTCCAAAAGATTTCAAGAATTCCCAATCCATAGTCATGTATGTTTTCAGTTGAAGGCAAATTATGGGTTTTGTTGAAAAGCAGTATGTTCACTTTTCGAATGTTTCCAGTGTCGAATTTTTCTCGTCGCAAATGGTCCACAAAATGCATGAGTGAAGCATCACAAACATGAATGAAATCACGTCGATAATAATTCTCAAAAAACTCTTCAATCTCTTTGGCTGGTGATAC is part of the Polystyrenella longa genome and harbors:
- a CDS encoding alpha-amylase/4-alpha-glucanotransferase domain-containing protein: MGCRIRLVLAIHNHQPIGNFDGVFEESYRDSYLPFIEMLREFPELPISLHTSGSLLEWLVEHHPEYIDIVRSLVERGQVEVLGGPFYEPILANIPRRDRIGQMEAYSRYLEQLFGQKVRGMWVPERVWEPTFVSDIAEAGIEYTILDDYHFRCAGMTDDQLHGYFLTEDEGKLISIFPGSETLRYTIPFQDPQKTIDYLGGIAERHPGAVIAFGDDGEKFGTWPGTKEHVYGKGWLRKFFEKLMEHKDWLSVCTMQEAVDYVSPLGRCYLPDSTYREMTEWVLETDQQMLYRDLVHRKEHDEDWPQLKQFIRGGFWRNFRTKYSESNELYTRALEVSERLDNAFKSEGELARPELLQQARTHLYKAQCNCSFWHGAFGGLYLPHLRNAVYEHIIAADNLLAEAADRSKPWVEVTAGDYNLDARKEIRLSGDRLIGYFAPSQGGILYELDIRATNHNLLATLNRRPEAYHDTVRKAGEQLRNEQEGHHEEHHEEGHDYEANHAVAESESDSVASIHDLVHFKQPDLDKKIAYDEWARKSLVDHFLQPGLDLERFQKGEGLVGDFVGAVYQTELKRNGESAEVIMSRQGHMGPYPVQLTKTVVLETAYSGQLKIKYHMQGLPAGMPVHFGVEFNFAGMAANADDRYYYDGEGRKLGQLQSVHELPAAGRIGLIDEWLGLDTALEVSQPAEFWTFPIQTISQSEGGFELVHQSSAVIPRWEFVAPVNGEWSTEITLVIDTSAAQARKLREAAAVG